The Kitasatospora albolonga nucleotide sequence CGTCATCGAAGCCACCCGCATCGGCTCCGACACCCAACTCGCCCGCATGGCCCGCCTGGTCGAGGACGCCCAGAACGGCAAGGCCGCCGCCCAGCGCCTCGCCGACCGCATCTCCGCCGTCTTCGTCCCCATCGTCATCGCCCTAGCCCTGGGAACCCTGGGCTTCTGGCTCGGCAGCGGCGCCGGACCCACCGCCGCCTTCACCGCGGCCGTCGCCGTCCTGATCATCGCCTGCCCCTGCGCCCTCGGACTGGCCACCCCCACCGCCCTCATGGTCGGCACCGGCCGCGGCGCCCAGCTCGGCATCCTCATCAAGGGCCCCGAAGTCCTCGAAACCACCCGCCGCGCCGACACCATCGTCCTCGACAAGACCGGCACCGTCACCACCGGCAAGATGACCCTCCTCACCGTCCACACCGCCGACGGCACCGACGAGAACGACGTCCTGCGACTGGCCGGAGCTCTCGAGCACTCCTCCGAACACCCCATCGCCCAGGCCGTGGCAGCAGGCGCCACCGAACGCCTCGACGGAGCCACCCTCCCCACCCCCGAGGACTTCACCAATGTCCCCGGACTCGGCGTCCGGGGCACCGTCGAAGGCCACACCGTCCTCGTCGGCCGCCCCCGCCTCCTCTCCGACGCGGGCATCCCCCTCCCCCAGGAATCGGCCGCCGCCCTGGCGGAGGCCGAGGCTCAGGGACGTACAGCGGTGGTCGTCGCCTGGGACAGGGAGGCTCGGGGCGTGCTCGGGGTGGCCGACGCCGTCAAGGACGGCAGCGCGGACGCCGTGGCGGGGCTGCGCGCCCTCGGGCTCACCCCGATCCTCCTGACCGGCGACAACCGGGCGGTGGCCGACGCCGTGGCCCGCGAAGTGGGCATCGACGAGGTGTACGCCGAGGTCATGCCCGAGGACAAGGTCGACGTCGTCAAGCGCCTCCAGGCCGAAGGCCGTTCGGTCGCCATGGTCGGCGACGGGGTCAACGACGCCGCCGCGCTGGCGACGGCAGACCTGGGACTGGCGATGGGTACGGGGACGGATGCGGCGATCGAGGCGAGCGACCTCACACTGGTTCGTGGAGATCTCAAGGTGACAGCTGACGCAATCCGGCTTTCCAGGCGTACTCTGGCCACTATCAGGGGCAACCTCTTCTGGGCCTTCGGGTACAACGTCGCGGCACTGCCCCTGGCTGCAAGTGGCCTGCTCAACCCTATGATCGCGGGAGCCGCCATGGCGTTTTCGTCCGTGTTCGTCGTCACGAACAGCCTCCGGTTGCGTGCCTTCACGTAACTTCCACAAAGAGATTTAGATCACACCGTTCTTGGGGTAACCATCCGGTGGGTTCGCGAGTCTTAGAGTGCGATGCCAAGGATGTCTTGGGGGACGTCCGAGTGGGAGTGTCTTGGGGGACGCTCCCGTGGCAAGCGTTTGAGCCGGGGCACGTGCACCGGGGAGCTTTGAGCGGCCCTCCCGTGCGTACGTTCCCCGGCAGAGCGCGCACAACAACGGGAGCTTCGGCTCCCTGCACAGACGCCCGGCCGGATCCCGTGGGGGGAATCCGCTCCGGGATATGGGAAGCGCCCCGACCGTCGACCCGTGGGGGGATCGGCGGCGGGGCGTTTCTCGCGTTCACAGGGCAGGTGAGGCCCTGCCCGGGCATGAAGCCCCATCGGGGTCCCACCGGGCAGGTGAAGCCCCACCCGGGCACGTGAAAGCCCCACCCCCGACACACACTCCCGTGACGGCCCCCGAGCGCTGCGACGGCCCCGAAACGCCGAATCGCCCCGGACACCGCGCTCTGTGCGAAGCGCGGTACGCGGGGCGAAGGCAGTCGGCCGAAGAGGCCGGGGCACTACAGGGCGGTACGAGAGCGGGTCAGCGGCCCTCGACCGGGACGAAGTCGCGCAGGACCTCGCCGGTGTAGATCTGGCGCGGGCGGCCGATGCGCGAACCCGGCTCCTTGATCATCTCGTGCCACTGGGCGATCCAGCCCGGAAGGCGGCCGAGCGCGAAGAGCACGGTGAACATCTCGGTCGGGAAGCCCATGGCCCGGTAGATCAGACCGGTGTAGAAGTCCACGTTGGGGTAGAGGTTGCGCGAGACGAAGTACTCGTCGGAGAGCGCGTGCTCCTCCAGCTTGAGCGCGATGTCGAGCAGCTCGTCGGACTTGCCGAGCGCGGACAGCACGTCGTGGGCGGCGGCCTTGATGATCTTGGCGCGCGGGTCGAACGACTTGTACACCCGGTGGCCGAAGCCCATCAGGCGGACGCCGTCCTCCTTGTTCTTCACCTTGCGGATGAAGGAGTCGACATCGCCGCCGTTGGCCTGGATGCCCTCCAGCATCTCCAGCACCGACTGGTTGGCGCCACCGTGCAGGGGGCCCCACAGCGCCGAGATACCGGCGGAGATCGAGGCGAACATGTTCGCCTGCGAGGAGCCGACCAGACGCACGGTGGAGGTCGAACAGTTCTGCTCGTGGTCCGCGTGCAGGATGAGCAGCTTGTCCAGCGCCGAGACGACGACCGGGTCGAGCTCGTACTCCTGGGCGGGGACCGAGAAGGTCATGCGCAGGAAGTTCTCGACGTACCCGAGGTCGTTGCGCGGGTAGACGAAGGGGTGCCCGATGGACTTCTTGTACGCGTACGCCGCGATCGTCGGCAGCTTCGCCAGCAGGCGGATCGTCGAGAGGTGGCGCTGCTCCTCGTCGAACGGGTTGTGGCTGTCCTGGTAGAACGTGGACAGCGCGCTGACGACCGAGGACAGCATGGCCATCGGGTGGGCGTCACGGGGGAAGCCGTCGAAGAACCGCTTGACGTCCTCGTGGAGCAGCGTGTGCTGGGTGATCTCGTTCTTGAAGTCCGCCAGCTCGTCGACCTTGGGGAGGTCGCCGTTGATCAGCGTGTACGCGACCTCGAGGAACGACGAGCGCTCGGCGAGCTGCTCGATCGGGTATCCGCGGTAGCGCAGAATGCCCTGCTCACCGTCGAGGTACGTGATGGCGGATTTATAGGCGGCGGTGTTGCCGTATCCGCTGTCCAGCGTCACCAGGCCGGTATTGGCCCGGAGCTTCCCGATGTCGAAGCCCTTGTCGCCGACGGTGCTGTCGATCACCGGGTAGGTGTACTCGTCATCGCCGTACCGCAGTACTACAGCGTTGTTGGTGTGCTCGCTCACGTCATCCCTCACCGACGTAGTGCCTCTTCTTCGAGGTGCCCTGACTGTCTCCACCCTCCCCCATTCGGCTCAGGAGAGTGCACTCGGGGTCGTCCATTGGACCTACTGGCGGCACTCAGTGCCGCCAACTTACTCATCCTGCCCCCTTGACTGCGGTTCCGGAAGACCTCCGTGATGTTTCCCACCGATTTGATCGATCATTTTTGTGCAGGGGTCACACGAAGTCTTCTCCCGAGCCGCCCCGGAGCCGGAAATCCAGTGCCGTACAGCGTCTGCCTGCGGAAACCGTGCGGACGGCCTGGCCGATCGCCTTACGGGACCCGACCAGCACGACGAGCTTCTTGGCGCGCGTCACGGCCGTGTAGAGCAGGTTGCGCTGGAGCATCATCCAGGCGCTGGTGGTGACGGGGATGACGACGGCCGGATACTCGCTGCCCTGGGAGCGGTGGATCGTCATGGCGTACGCGTGGGCGAGCTCGTCCAGCTCGTCGAAGTCGTAGCCGATCTCCTCGTCCTCGTCGGTGCGGACGGTGAGCTTCTGTTCGTCCAGGTCGAGGCCGGTGACGACGCCGACCGTGCCGTTGAAGACGCCGTTCTCGCCCTTGTCGTAGTTGTTGCGGATCTGGGTGACCTTGTCGCCCACCCGGAAGACCCGGCCGCCGAACCGCTTCTCGGGGAGGTCGGGGCGGCCCGGGGTGATGGACTGCTGGAGCAGCCCGTTCAGCTCCCCCGCGCCCGCGGGTCCCCGGTGCATCGGGGCGAGGACCTGCACGTCACGGCGCGGGTCGAGCCCGAACTTGGCCGGAATGCGGCGGGCCGCCACATCCACCGCCAGCTTCCCCGCGTCCACCGTCTCGTCCTCCACGAAGAGGAAGAAGTCGCTCAGCCCTTCGGTGAGCGGCGGCTGTCCCGCGTTGATGCGGTGGGCGTTCGTCACGACCCCCGACTGCTGGGCCTGCCGGAAGATCCGGGTGAGGCGGACGGCGGGGACCGGGCTCCCCTCCGCGAGCAGGTCGCTCAGCACCTCTCCCGCCCCGACGGAGGGCAGCTGGTCGACATCGCCCACGAGAAGGAGGTGGGCACCGGGTGCCACCGCCTTCACGAGCTTGTTGGCGAGCAGCAGATCGAGCATCGACGCCTCGTCGACCACGACCAGATCCGCGTCCAGCGGCCGGTCCCGGTCGTACGCCGCGTCCCCGCCCGGCTTCAGCTCCAGCAGCCGGTGCACGGTGGACGCCTCGGCCCCCGTCAGCTCGGCCAGCCGCTTGGCGGCCCGCCCGGTGGGCGCGGCGAGCACCACCTTGGCCTTCTTCGCCCGGGCCAGCTCGACGATGGACCGCACGGTGAACGACTTCCCGCAGCCGGGCCCGCCGGTCAGGACGGCCACCTTCCGGCTGAGCGCGAGCCGTACGGCCTCCTCCTGCTCGGGCGCCAGAGCCGCCCCCGTACGCGTGGCGAGCCAGCCCAGCGCCTTGCCCCAGTCCACGTCCTGGAAGGCCGGCATCCGGTCCTCCCCGGTCCGCAGCAGCCGCCGCACCTGCCCGGCGAGGGAGAGCTCGGCCCGGTGGAACGGCACCAGATAGACGGCGGTGATCGGCTCGCCGCCCTCGGGGGACGGCACTTTCTCCCGTACGACCCCCTCCGGATCGGCCGCCAGCTCGGCCAGGCACTCGATCACCAGCCCGGTGTCCACCTGGAGGAGCTTGACCCCGTCCGCGATGAGCCGCTCCTCGGGGAGGTAGCAGTGCCCCTGGTCGGAGGACTGGGACAGGGCGTACTGGAGGCCCGCCCTGACCCGCTCGGGGCTGTCGTGCGGAATGCCGACCGCCTGGGCGATCCGGTCGGCGGTGAGGAACCCGATGCCCCAGACGTCGGCGGCCAGCCGGTAGGGCTGGTTCTTCACGACGGAGATCGAGGCGTCCTCGTACTTCTTGTAGATACGGACGGCGATGGAGGTGGAGACGCCGACGCCCTGGAGGAAGACCATCACCTCCTTGATCGCCTTCTGCTCCTCCCAGGCCGCCGCGATCATCTTCGTGCGCTTGGGGCCGAGGCCGGGGACCTCGACGAGCCGCTTCGGTTCGTTCTCGATGATGTCGAGGGTGTCGACGCCGAAGTGGGTGGTGATCCGGTCGGCCATCACCGGCCCGATGCCCTTGATCAGCCCGGAGCCGAGATAGCGGCGGATGCCCTGGATGGTCGCGGGCAGAACGGTGGTGTAGTTCTCGACGACGAACTGCTTGCCGTACTGGGAGTGGGAGCTCCAACGGCCCTCCATCCGCAGCGACTCACCGACCTGCGCGCCGAGCAGCGCACCGACCACCGTGAGGAGGTCGCCGGCTCCGCGTCCGGTGTCGACGCGGGCGACCGTGTACCCGTTCTCCTCGTTGGCGTACGTGATCCGCTCCAGGACCCCTTCGAGGACGGCCATGTTGGACATGATCCGACGCTACCGGGCGCCACTGACAACGCGGTTCGGGACCCCGGTCCGGAACCCGGTCAGGGGGTACCGGAAGCCGGTCCGCCGTCGCGGTACTCGTGGTCGAGCAGGGCGTCCATGGTCGAGCTCAGGTGGCCGATGAAGTCCTCGAACCGCCGGATCTCCTGCGGTGAGTACGCGGCCATCGCCTCGGCCATCCGTTCCGCGTACGGGCCGAAGAACGCCTCGGCGCGCGGCCGGATGCCGGGGCTGCTGCGCAGGGTGACGACCCGGCGGTCGGTGCTCTCGCGGGTACGGACGATGTGCCCGGCCTGTTCGAGCCGCTTGAGGAGGATCGCGGTGGCGCCGGAGGAGAGCGAGACGCGCTCACTGAGGCGGGCGGGCGAGAGGGGGGTGCCCTTGTCCTCGGCGTACAGGATCTCCACCAGGGCGACGGCGTCGGTGGAGTGCAGCCCGAGCCAGGACGCGAAGCGGCGGGTGAACTCGGTGTAGTTGGCGCCGAAGGCACGGAGGCCGTCCATGAGGTGGTCGACACGAGCGCCGTCGGTGCGGGCGCCGCCGTCGCGGCTGTCGTCCCTGTCGGCTCCGGCCTCGGCCCCGGCTCCGGCATCGGCGTTGGCCATCGCTCTGTCCACCCTCTCTCTCCCGCTCCCGGTCGCGCTCGCGCTTTGACAACCTACCGCGCGCACTTTACCTTTGCCGCAAAGATAGTTACCTTTGCGGTAAAGCAATCACGGGAGTAGAAGCACCATGCCCAAGCCTTCCGACCCTTCCGAACCTTCCGAGTCCGCAGAAACCCCTCCCTCCGTACGTCAGTGGCTCGGCCTCGTCGCCGTGGCCCTGGGCGTCGCGCTGATCGTCGTGGACATCACGATCGTCAACGTGATCCTCGCGCCGATCATCGAGGACCTCTCCATCGGCTCGTCCGAGGCGCAGTGGATTCAGGAGTCGTACGCGATCACCTTCGCGGCCCTCCTCCTGGTCACCGGACGCCTCAGCGACCTCTACGGCGCCCGCCGGATCTTCCTGCTGGGCCTCGCCGTCTTCGGCGCGACGAGCCTGCTGGCCGCGCTCGCGCCCAGCGGCGGGCTGCTGATCCTCGCCCGGTTCGTCCAGGGTGTCGGCGGGGCGATGATCCTGCCCACCTCCCTGGCCCTGCTGAACGCCACGTTCTCCGGCCGCGCCCGTGGCCAGGCGTTCGCCGTCTGGGGCTCGACCATCGGGGCGGCGGCGGCCGTGGGCCCGCTGATCGGCGGCTGGCTCGCGGACTTCTCCTGGCGCTGGGCCTTCGGCATCAACATCCCGCTCGTCGCCCTGATCGTGGCGGGGGGCCTGCTGTACCTGGACGTGTCGCCGCGCACCCGGGGCCGTATCGACGGCGTCGGGGCCGTACTCTCGGCGGCCGGTCTCGGTCTGCTCGCGTACGCCCTGATCGAGGGCCGCACACACGGCTGGCTGATGACGACGAAACCGCTGGAGGTGGGCGGCTTCTCCTGGAGCGGCGGACCCTCACCGGTCCTGGTCGCCTTTCTCGGATCGGTCCTGGCCCTGGGGGCGTTCTGGCGGCGGCAGGCGGCGCTCGACCGGTCGGGCGGCGAGCCGCTGATGGACGTCGGCCTCTTCTCCATCCGCTCGTTCCGGAACGGCAACTTCGTGACGCTGATGGTCGGGCTCGGCGAGTTCGGGATCATCGCGGTGCTGCCGCTCTGGCTCCAGTTCGCCCTGGGATACAGCGCGTTCCAGGCGGGCCTGGCGCTGGTCGCCCTCGCCGCGGGCAGCTTCGCCGCCTCCGGGGCGAGCTTCCCGATGGCGGCCACGGTGTCCCCGCTCGCCCAGGTGCGGATCGGCCTGGCGCTGGAGACGGCGGGGCTGACGATGCTGGCCCTGATCGCCTCGACCGACAGCGCCTGGTGGCTCATCGCGGTCGCACTGTTCGTGTACGGGATCGGCGTCGGCTTCGCCACGGCCCAGGTCACCAACATCGTGCTGGTCGATGTCCCGCCCCGGAGCTCCGGTCAGGGCTCGGGCATTCAGAGCGCGGCGCGTGAACTCGGCTCGGCGCTGGGGATCGCACTCCTCACGACCCTCTTCTTCAGCACGCTGGCGTCCGGGATGACCGACCGCCTCACGCGGGGCGGGATGGCCGCCGGGGAGGCCGAGCAACTGGGCGAGGTCGTCACGGAGAGCGCCGGTTCGGTGATCGGGGTGCTCGCCGGGGACCCGCGTACAGCCACGGCGGCGGAGGCGGCGCGCGAGGCGATGGCGGTGGGCGTGCAGGTCTCGGGGTACGTCTGCGCGGGGCTGCTGCTCCTGGCGCTGGCGGCGACGCTGTTCATGTCGCCCAAGGCGCGTACGGATGCCCGGGCCGAGGAGGGGCAGAACGAGGGGCCGGGCGAGGAACGGAGCGAGGAGCTGAGCGGGCGGCAGGAGGCACGCGGCCCGGCACACAGCTCGGTGAACGGCCCGGCACACGGCTCGACGCACGGCCCGGCCCGGTGAAACCGGTTCGTCCGGGCCCCTCCCCCGACCCATCATGAGCCCATGGCCCTGAACAACACCCTGGCCCGCGTGGACGCGGACCTCGCCTCCGGACGCATACCGGTGGCGAGGCAGCGCCTGCGCGGACTGGCCTCCTCCTACCCGCACGAGCCCGCGCCCCGCCGCCGCCTGGCCGAGGTCTTCCGTCTGTACGGCGACACGGCGGAAGCCGGCCGCTGGATGTACCTGGAGGAGGACCGCTCCCCGGAGGAGACGGCGGCCTTCGAGGAGCGGTACGCCACCCCCGTACGCCGGATGCGGGCGGTCGCCTGGCGCGGCACGGAAGCGGACGCGCCCACCCCGTTCGCCGCCGGGCAGCTGACTGCCGTACGGGAGGCCGCTTCCGACTCCCTGGGCCGACCGGTCACCTGGGACGGCCTGGCGGAGGTACGGGATCTTCCCGCCGACGAGCGGGAGGGCAGCCGGCCGGCCGGTGTCCTGGCGGGCGGCGGGTGCCTGATCCTCACCGTCGCCTTCCTCGGGATCTGGGTCTACGGGCTGGTCTCGCTGTTCGACTGAGGCTCAGGCGGTACGGCCTCATTGGCCTCCAGCCGGGACCCCCTGCTCTCCGCGATCCGGTGGACCTGCCCCAGGCACTCGCTCAACCGGCTCGCGAGGAAGTGGAGTTCCGGCGCGGTGACGCCGGGCTCGGTCAGCAGACCATCGGCGTGCCCGAGCAGTTCGTAGGCCATGTCGAGCTGGATCTCCTCCGCCCGATCGGCCATCCGCGACATGTATCCGGTACCGCTCCCGACGAGGTAGCAGGGCTTGCCGCCCGCA carries:
- a CDS encoding copper-translocating P-type ATPase, translated to MASTAAAETPAANASEAELMIGGMTCASCAARVEKKLNRMDGVTATVNYATEKARVTFAEGLELTDLVATVEKTGYTARPLPPPERKAERRAEGKTERAPEPSHEPEQAPGPTPTPTTAAAPTGTPAEASADAPAAAPADSADASTAAPTGSTGSTGSTGSTGSTGSTEAEQVEAEQAASLAVLRQRVVVSAVLSVPVVLLAMVPALQFDYWQWLSLTLAAPVVVWGGLPFHRATWTNLKHGAATMDTLVSMGTLAAFGWSLWALFLGDAGMPGMRHGFDLTVSRADASSMIYLEVAAGVITFILLGRYLEARAKRKAGAALRALMHLGAKDVAVLRGGTEVRVPADRLAVGDRFVVRPGEKIATDGRVVEGSSAVDASMLTGESVPVEVAVGDTVTGATINAGGRLVIEATRIGSDTQLARMARLVEDAQNGKAAAQRLADRISAVFVPIVIALALGTLGFWLGSGAGPTAAFTAAVAVLIIACPCALGLATPTALMVGTGRGAQLGILIKGPEVLETTRRADTIVLDKTGTVTTGKMTLLTVHTADGTDENDVLRLAGALEHSSEHPIAQAVAAGATERLDGATLPTPEDFTNVPGLGVRGTVEGHTVLVGRPRLLSDAGIPLPQESAAALAEAEAQGRTAVVVAWDREARGVLGVADAVKDGSADAVAGLRALGLTPILLTGDNRAVADAVAREVGIDEVYAEVMPEDKVDVVKRLQAEGRSVAMVGDGVNDAAALATADLGLAMGTGTDAAIEASDLTLVRGDLKVTADAIRLSRRTLATIRGNLFWAFGYNVAALPLAASGLLNPMIAGAAMAFSSVFVVTNSLRLRAFT
- a CDS encoding helicase, producing the protein MSNMAVLEGVLERITYANEENGYTVARVDTGRGAGDLLTVVGALLGAQVGESLRMEGRWSSHSQYGKQFVVENYTTVLPATIQGIRRYLGSGLIKGIGPVMADRITTHFGVDTLDIIENEPKRLVEVPGLGPKRTKMIAAAWEEQKAIKEVMVFLQGVGVSTSIAVRIYKKYEDASISVVKNQPYRLAADVWGIGFLTADRIAQAVGIPHDSPERVRAGLQYALSQSSDQGHCYLPEERLIADGVKLLQVDTGLVIECLAELAADPEGVVREKVPSPEGGEPITAVYLVPFHRAELSLAGQVRRLLRTGEDRMPAFQDVDWGKALGWLATRTGAALAPEQEEAVRLALSRKVAVLTGGPGCGKSFTVRSIVELARAKKAKVVLAAPTGRAAKRLAELTGAEASTVHRLLELKPGGDAAYDRDRPLDADLVVVDEASMLDLLLANKLVKAVAPGAHLLLVGDVDQLPSVGAGEVLSDLLAEGSPVPAVRLTRIFRQAQQSGVVTNAHRINAGQPPLTEGLSDFFLFVEDETVDAGKLAVDVAARRIPAKFGLDPRRDVQVLAPMHRGPAGAGELNGLLQQSITPGRPDLPEKRFGGRVFRVGDKVTQIRNNYDKGENGVFNGTVGVVTGLDLDEQKLTVRTDEDEEIGYDFDELDELAHAYAMTIHRSQGSEYPAVVIPVTTSAWMMLQRNLLYTAVTRAKKLVVLVGSRKAIGQAVRTVSAGRRCTALDFRLRGGSGEDFV
- a CDS encoding MarR family transcriptional regulator — protein: MANADAGAGAEAGADRDDSRDGGARTDGARVDHLMDGLRAFGANYTEFTRRFASWLGLHSTDAVALVEILYAEDKGTPLSPARLSERVSLSSGATAILLKRLEQAGHIVRTRESTDRRVVTLRSSPGIRPRAEAFFGPYAERMAEAMAAYSPQEIRRFEDFIGHLSSTMDALLDHEYRDGGPASGTP
- a CDS encoding citrate (Si)-synthase; amino-acid sequence: MSEHTNNAVVLRYGDDEYTYPVIDSTVGDKGFDIGKLRANTGLVTLDSGYGNTAAYKSAITYLDGEQGILRYRGYPIEQLAERSSFLEVAYTLINGDLPKVDELADFKNEITQHTLLHEDVKRFFDGFPRDAHPMAMLSSVVSALSTFYQDSHNPFDEEQRHLSTIRLLAKLPTIAAYAYKKSIGHPFVYPRNDLGYVENFLRMTFSVPAQEYELDPVVVSALDKLLILHADHEQNCSTSTVRLVGSSQANMFASISAGISALWGPLHGGANQSVLEMLEGIQANGGDVDSFIRKVKNKEDGVRLMGFGHRVYKSFDPRAKIIKAAAHDVLSALGKSDELLDIALKLEEHALSDEYFVSRNLYPNVDFYTGLIYRAMGFPTEMFTVLFALGRLPGWIAQWHEMIKEPGSRIGRPRQIYTGEVLRDFVPVEGR